A single region of the Salvelinus sp. IW2-2015 linkage group LG20, ASM291031v2, whole genome shotgun sequence genome encodes:
- the LOC139029558 gene encoding DNA (cytosine-5)-methyltransferase 1-like: MPANTSLSLPVDVRKRLEVLEKDEDGISDEDRVKEKVKLVQDFLHADAQDQLSSLKAKMKSSEISMDGYLSKVKALLGRELCVENGSHGDVVEQNCKNGKTNGSAANGDSHKEEDEEGIMDTKEADAXKSPSAPKGKGGRKNKSDSEPKKSPGSRVTRNS; this comes from the exons ATGCCAGCCAATACCTCCTTGTCTCTGCCAGTGGATGTCAGGAAAAG gcTGGAGGTGTTGGAAAAAGATGAAGATGGGATCTCAGATGAG GACCGTGTCAAAGAAAAGGTCAAGTTGGTGCAGGACTTCCTGCATGCYGATGCCCAGGACCAGCTCAGCAGCCTGAAAGCCAAGATGAAGAGTTCAGAGATCTCAATG GATGGCTACCTCTCTAAGGTGAAGGCCCTATTGGGACGTGAGCTGTGTGTGGAGAATGGCTCACACGGTGATGTTGTGGAGCAGAACTGCAAGAATGGCAAAACAAATGGCTCTGCCGCAAATGGTGACTCTCAcaaggaagaggatgaagagggaaTCATGGACACCAAAGAGGCTGATGCCWTGAAGTCTCCTTCTGCCCCCAAAGGAAAGGGAGGACGGAAGAACAAGTCAGACTCTGAGCCCAAGA AATCTCCTGGTTCCAGGGTCACAAGAAACTCT
- the LOC111979932 gene encoding DNA (cytosine-5)-methyltransferase 1, producing the protein MIKFGGSGRSKQACQKRRCPNLAVKEAEDDENVEEEELLPVKAPSKKVSKAKTKKRSNGKLTWVGDSIKTEGKKQYYMKACMDNEVLELGDCVSVSSDDPSILLYLARITSLWEDNNGKWFHAHWFCRGTDTVLGESSDPLELFLVEDCEDMQLSYIEGKVNVMYKAPSDSWFMEGGMVEDIKVIDDXNGKNFFYQLWYEGDCARFETPPTSTPQEDCKYNFCASCSRAEEREEQETPRVFEPIKDEDHDSKALYALACLKGEQFRVGDSCYLPPDAYNFSVKAASPVKRPHRKEDVDEELYPEYYRKHSDYIKGSNLDAPEPFRVGRIKEIFCHRRSNGKADVSEVKLRLYKFYRPENTHKGVKAGYHTDINQLYWSDEEVTVNMSEVLGRCRVEYGEDLNETVQDFSSGGPDRFYFLEAYNAKSKSFEDPPNHARSAVNKGKGKGKGKGKGKGXSSSAQEPPDQEPQDPKVPKLRTXDVFSGCGGLSEGFHQAGIAETLWAIEMWDPAAQAFRLNNPGTTVFTEDCNVLLKLVMSGEKTNSLGQRLPQKGDVEMLCGGPPCQGFSGMNRFNSRTYSKFKNSLVVSYLSYCDYYRPKFFLLENVRNFVSFKSSMVLKLTLRCLVRMGYQCTFGVLQAGQYGVAQTXRRAIILAAAPGEKLPRYPEPLHVFAPRACSLNVVVDDKKYFSNVTRGNGGVYRTITVRDTMSDLPEIRNGASALEISYNGEPQSWFQRKIRGTQYQPILKDHICKDLSALVAARMRHIPLAPGSDWRDLPNMEVRLRDGTSSKKLRYTHPDKKNGRSSSGALSGVCTCSGGVPCDPADRQFNTLIPWCLPHTGNRHNHWAGLYGRLEWDGFFSTTVTNPEPMGKQGRVLHPEQHRVVSVRECARSQGFPDTYRFFGNVLDKHRQVGNAVPPPLSRAIGLEIKKCVLERIKEENEKENGKQEENLKQEKMEVSD; encoded by the exons ATGATCAAGTTCGGGGGTAGTGGTCGCAGCAAGCAGGCTTGCCAGAAGAGGAG ATGCCCCAACCTGGCAGTAAAGGAGGCTGAGGATGATGAGAATGTAGAGGAGGAAGAGTTGTTGCCTGTAAAGGCACCTTCAAAGAAGGTGTCCAAGGCCAAGACTAAGAAGCGGAGCAATGGCAAGCTGACCTGGGTTGGAGACTCTATCAAA ACTGAGGGGAAGAAGCAGTACTACATGAAGGCGTGTATGGACAACGAGGTGCTGGAGTTGGGAGACTGTGTTTCTGTCAGCTCTGATGACCCATCAATCCTGCTCTACCTGGCCAG GATCACATCCCTGTGGGAGGATAACAATGGGAAGTGGTTCCATGCCCACTGGTTCTGCCGCGGTACAGATACTGTACTGGGGGAGTCCTCTGACCCTCTGGAGCTGTTCCTGGTCGAGGACTGTGAAGACATGCAGCTGAGCTACATAGAGGGCAAGGTCAACGTCATGTACAAGGCCCCCTCAGACAGCTGGTTCATGGAG GGTGGCATGGTAGAGGACATCAAGGTGATTGACGATGAKAATGGGAAGAATTTCTTCTACCAGCTGTGGTATGAAGGAGACTGTGCCCGCTTTGAGACCCCGCCTACCTCCACACCCCAAGAGGACTGCAAGTACAA CTTCTGTGCCAGCTGTAGTAGGGCTGAGGAGAGGGAAGAACAGGAGACTCCTCGGGTGTTTGAACCCATAAAGGACGAGGACCACGACTCCAAGGCATTATATGCTCTGGCCTGCCTGAAGGGAGAGCAGTTCAGGGTGGGAGACAGCTGCTACCTGCCCCCTGATGCATACAACTTCAG TGTGAAGGCAGCCAGTCCAGTGAAGCGTCCTCACAGGAAGGAGGACGTGGATGAGGAGTTGTACCCAGAGTACTACAGGAAGCATTCAGACTACATCAAGGGKTCCAACCTGGATGCCCCTGAGCCCTTCAGAGTGGGACGCATCAAGGAGATCTTCTGCCACAGACGCAGCAACGGGAAGGCTGACGTGTCTGAAGTCAAACTGCGCTTGTACAAGTTCTACAG GCCTGAGAACACTCACAAGGGGGTGAAGGCAGGTTACCACACAGACATCAACCAGCTGTACTGGAGTGACGAGGAAGTGACAGTCAACATGTCGGAGGTGCTGGGCCGGTGTCGTGTGGAGTACGGAGAGGACCTGAATGAGACAGTTCAGGACTTCTCCTCAGGCGGACCTGACCGATTCTACTTCCTTGAG GCTTATAATGCCAAGTCCAAGAGCTTTGAGGACCCACCCAACCATGCCCGCTCTGCTGTGAACAAGGGCAAGGGGAAAGGGAAGGGCAAAG GTAAAGGCAAAGGGAWGTCGTCTTCTGCTCAGGAGCCTCCAGACCAGGAGCCTCAGGACCCCAAGGTGCCCAAGCTGCGTACCRTGGACGTGTTCTCTGGCTGCGGTGGGCTCTCTGAAGGCTTCCACCAAGCTG GTATCGCTGAGACTCTGTGGGCCATCGAGATGTGGGACCCAGCAGCCCAGGCATTCAGACTGAACAACCCGGGCACCACAGTRTTTACAGAGGACTGCAATGTGCTGCTAAAGCTGGTGATGTCTGGAGAGAAGACCAACTCCCTGGGCCAGCGGCTGCCCCAGAAGGGAGACGTGGAGATGCTGTGTGGAGGCCCTCCCTGTCAAGGCTTCAGCGGCATGAACCGCTTCAACTCCAGAACCTACTCCAAATTCAAAAACTCTCTGGTGGTGTCTTATCTCAG TTACTGCGACTACTACAGACCCAAGTTCTTCCTGCTTGAGAACGTGAGGAACTTTGTCTCCTTCAAAAGCTCCATGGTCCTGAAACTGACTCTCCGCTGTCTTGTCCGCATGGGCTATCAGTGCACATTCGGAGTCCTTCAG GCTGGGCAGTACGGCGTGGCTCAGACGKGGCGCAGGGCCATCATCCTGGCGGCCGCGCCTGGGGAGAAGCTTCCTCGCTACCCAGAGCCCCTGCATGTGTTCGCTCCCCGGGCATGCTCTCTCAACGTGGTGGTGGACGACAAGAAATATTTCAGCAACGTCACACG AGGTAATGGCGGTGTGTACAGGACCATCACAGTCAGGGACACCATGTCTGACCTGCCAGAGATCCGCAACGGAGCGTCTGCTCTGGAGATCTCCTACAACGGAGAGCCCCAGTCCTGGTTCCAGAGGAAGATCAGAGGCACACAGTACCAGCCCATCCTCAAAGACCACATCTGCAAG GACTTGAGTGCCCTTGTAGCAGCCCGTATGAGGCACATCCCCCTGGCGCCTGGCTCTGACTGGAGGGACCTGCCCAACATGGAGGTCCGGCTGAGAGACGGGACATCATCCAAGAAGCTCCGCTACACCCACCCAGACAAGAAGAATGGCCGCAGCAGCTCTGGAGCACTGAGYGGCGTTTGTACATGTTCAGGAG GGGTGCCCTGTGACCCTGCTGACAGGCAGTTCAACACTCTGATCCCCTGGTGTTTGCCTCACACGGGGAACCGCCACAACCACTGGGCCGGCCTCTACGGCAGGCTGGAGTGGGACGGCTTCTTCAGCACCACCGTTACCAACCCTGAGCCCATGGGCAAGCAG GGTCGTGTCCTGCATCCAGAGCAGCACAGAGTGgtcagtgtgagagagtgtgcgCGCTCTCAGGGCTTCCCTGATACCTACCGCTTCTTTGGAAACGTTctagacaaacacagacag GTTGGTAACGCTGTTCCTCCACCACTCTCCAGAGCCATTGGACTAGAGATCAAGAAGTGTGTCTTAGAGCGGATCAAGGAGGAGAACGAGAAAG AGAACGGGAAGCAGGAAGAGAACCTAAAGCAGGAGAAGATGGAGGTCTCGGACTAG